One Natronorubrum halophilum genomic window, CGCGCGAGACTTGCGGATATCGTCGGTGCCGGGCTTGAACGACAGCCCGAGTACGGCGATGCGAGCCCCCTCGAGCGGGACGTGCTCGGCGAGCAGATCGACCAGTCGGCGGGGCTGGGCGTCGTTGACCGCGACGACGGCGTCGAGCAGTTCGGGGTCGTATCCCTGCGCTCGAGCGCCGGCTCGCAGGGCGTCGACGTCTTTCGGGAAACAGGAGCCGCCCCACCCCAGTCCCGAGCGCATGAACCGCTCGGAGATGCGGTCGTCGAGACCGACGGCCGCGAGCACTTCGTAGGCGTCCGCGCCGTACTCCGTGGCGATATTGCCGAGTTCGTTCACCAGCGACACTTTCGAGGCGAGGAAGGCGTTGTTGGCGTACTTGATGAGTTCCGCCTCGCGGATGTCGGTTTCGACGAGATTCGTCCCCTCGCGCGCGACGATCGGGGCGTAGAGTTCGCGCAGCGTCGCGGCCGCGCCCTCGCTCGTCGCCCCGACGACGACCTTGTCCGGTTCGAGGAAGTCCTCGACGGCCGTCCCCATCCGGAGGAACTCGGGGTTCATCGCGAGTTCGAGGCTGTCGCCGATCCGCGTGCCGGATTCGGTCTCGAGGATCGGGCCGACGACGTCCTGGGTGGTGCCCGGAAGGACCGTGCTCTTGACGACCACGAGGTGGTCGTCGTCCTTCTCGGCGAGCGCGCGACCGAGGGACTCGGAGCCGGCTTGCATGATCGCCAGATCGAGGCTGCCGTCGTCGGCCTGCGGCGTCGGCAGACAGAGGAAGGTGACGTCGGTCTCGCGAACCGCGGCGTAGTCGGTCGTCGCCCGGAGGTTCGTGCCGGCGTGCTCGGCGATCCGTTCCTCGAGACCCGACTCGTGGATCGGTGCCTCGCCGGCGTTGATCGTCTCGACGGTCTCTGCGTCGATTTCGACGTTGACCACGTCGTGTCCGAGATCCGCGAGGCAGGCGGCGACCGTCGTCCCGACGTACCCGCTGCCGACGATAGAAACGTGCATACCGTCCGTGAGGGGGGTCAGCGGTTAGTCAGTTTTGGGTTCGCTCGAGCGCGGGGAACGGCGACGGCACCGTTACTCGAGCGCGCCGCAACTACTACTCGAGCGCGCGTCGCAGATCGTCGACGGCTTCGTCGTAGGCCGCGTGGGCACGGTCGAGGTCCACCGGCTCCGAAATCATCCCGAAAAAGCCGTGGATCATGTCGTCGTAGTTGCGATAGGTGACCGGTACGCCGGCGGCTTCGAGCCGGTCGGCGTAGGCGGCGCCGTCGTCCCGGAGCGGATCGAAGCCGGCGGTCATGATCGTCGCCGGCGGGAGTGCAGCGAGGTCGTTCGCGAGCCGCGGCATCGCGTAGACGTTCCCCTCGTCGATCTCGCGCCCGAAGTAGTGCTCGCGGAACCACGCCATCTCGTCAGCCGTCAGGAAGTAGCCCTCGTCGTTTTCGCGATAGGATTCGGTTTCGTTCGCGGTTCCCGTTACGGGGTAAATCAGCAACTGGTAGGCGACCGCCGGCCCGCCGCGATCGCGAGCGAGCAGGGCCGTCGCCGCCGCTAGATTACCGCCAGCGCTGTCGCCCGCGAGGACGATTCGATCCGGATCCGCGGCCAGTTCCGAGGCCGCGTCGGCCGCCCACTCGAGGGCCGCATAACAGTCCTCGAGCCCCGCGGGAAACGGGTGCTCGGGCGCGAGTCGGTAGTCGACGCTGACGACCGGATAACCGGACTCGGCGGCGAGTTTTCGACAGGTACCGTCGTGCGTGTCGACGCCCCCGATGACCCAGCCGCCGCCGTGGAAGTAGAGCACCAGCGGGCGATCCTCGCCGGCCGTTCCGGGCTCGTAGATGCGGACCGGCAGGTCGCCGTCGGGGCCGTCGATTCGCCGGTCCGTGACCGACTCGAGGTCGATCGTCGGCTCACCGCCGAGACCCAGGTCGTCGAACAGTTGGCGGGCTTCCCGAGCCGACACCTCGTCGAACGACGGCGCGTCGAGCGAGTTGTACCTCTCGAGAAAGACCTTGACGTCGGGATGTGGTTCGGGTGCGCGAGATGGTGTCATCACACGCTACTCTCACCGGAATCAACAAAAATCTACGTTCCCGATGCGCCCGTTCGAAGCACACGGTGGACGATTCGCGTTCGCGCGCCGCCCCGTACAGTTCCACACCGCTTATTTCGGTTCGGTGCGCCCCTTCGAGCAATGACGAATCAGGCACTCATCGATGCCCTTCGCGACGCCGAAGCCGTCGAGTTCGGCGAGTTCGAACTCTCCCACGGCGGCACCAGCGAGTACTACGTCGACAAATACCTCTTCGAAACCGATCCGCGCTGTCTCGAGGCCGTCGCCGACGCCTTCGCCGAGCGCCTGAGCGCGGACGACAAACTCGGCGGCGTCGCCCTCGGCGGCGTACCCCTCGCCGCGGCGACCAGCGTCGCGGCCGGCGTCCCCTACGTCATCGCGCGCAAGCAGCGAAAGGAGTACGGCACCGGGAACCTGATCGAGGGCCGACTCGAGGAGGGCGAGGAGGTCGTCGTCGTCGAGGATATCGTGACGACGGGCACCAGTCTCGTAGACGCCATCGAGGCGCTCCGGGAGGCTGGCGCGACCGTCGACCGCGCGCTGGTCGTCGTCGACCGCGAGGAGGGCGGCCGCGAGAACGTCGAGGACGCCGGCGTCGAGATGGAGGCGCTCGTGACCGCGAGCGACCTGCTGGCCGACCGAGACTAGTCTGCGTTCGCCTGTTGGGCAGTGAACGTCCTCTCACGTCTTGTCGAGAACGGTACTCTGTCCGGGTCGCGCGGCGCGCTGGCGAGGCGTTCGGGTGACCGCGAGAACGCCTCGTCGAACCGCGAGGGACGAGTAAGCGACGCGAACGAGTCGGATGGGGAGGACGAGGCGCGAGCGTCGGGAGCGCCTCGAGGAGGCGAACGGGGAACGAAGTGACCCGTGAGCGGCGCGGTTGCGGGTGGGACTGAAAGGAGCCGACGAGTTCGAGGAAGGCGGACGACGTCCTCGCAAGCGAAGCGAGCGAGGGGGCAGCGAGACGTGCAGCGTCTCGCAGAGCAAGCACCGTAGCGAGCGAAGCGAGTGAGGAGCGCAGCGACACCCCCGACTCGATCCCGTCGGGGGCTTTCGAGGTGGTCGCGATCCCACCCCTCTCCATCTCCGAGACGACAGCTGAACTGAAACTCGAAACTACTGCCCGTACGACTCGAACTTCTCGAGCACCGTCTCCAACTGCTCGTCGGAGAGCGTCCGCGGTTCGAGCCCCGCAGCCGTCGTCTGCAAGTACAGTCGCGCCAGGCTCTCGACGTGGTGGGTGTTCTCGAGGGCGGTCTCGAGATCCGACGCAGTAACCACGAGCCCGTGGTTTTCGATGAACGTCGCCGTCGCGTCGGCGTCCATCGCGGCCACGATGTTCTCGGCGAGCGCGTCGGTCCCGTACGGTGCGTACTCGGCGACTGGCACGCGCTTTCCGACCGCGACGATCATGTAGTGGATCGGCGGCAGCGGTTGGTGGGCGACCGCCATCGTCGTTGACCACGGCGAGTGGGTGTGGACGATCGCGCCGACGTCCTCGCGCCGGTAGATCGCGGCGTGCATCGGCACCTCGCTGCTCGGGGCCATCTCGCCGTCGCGTTGCTCGCCGTCCACGCCGACGACGGGGACGTCCGCGGCGTCGAAACTGTCGTACGGGACGCCGGTCGGCGTGACCGCGAAGGCGTCGCCGGTGGCGCCGTCGCGAACGCTCAGGTTGCCCGTTCGCCCGGGCGTCAACGCGGCGAGTTCCGGCGCGTGCT contains:
- a CDS encoding class II aldolase/adducin family protein → MNLETQRRAVVEHAPELAALTPGRTGNLSVRDGATGDAFAVTPTGVPYDSFDAADVPVVGVDGEQRDGEMAPSSEVPMHAAIYRREDVGAIVHTHSPWSTTMAVAHQPLPPIHYMIVAVGKRVPVAEYAPYGTDALAENIVAAMDADATATFIENHGLVVTASDLETALENTHHVESLARLYLQTTAAGLEPRTLSDEQLETVLEKFESYGQ
- the pyrE gene encoding orotate phosphoribosyltransferase is translated as MTNQALIDALRDAEAVEFGEFELSHGGTSEYYVDKYLFETDPRCLEAVADAFAERLSADDKLGGVALGGVPLAAATSVAAGVPYVIARKQRKEYGTGNLIEGRLEEGEEVVVVEDIVTTGTSLVDAIEALREAGATVDRALVVVDREEGGRENVEDAGVEMEALVTASDLLADRD
- the aglM gene encoding UDP-glucose 6-dehydrogenase AglM, with protein sequence MHVSIVGSGYVGTTVAACLADLGHDVVNVEIDAETVETINAGEAPIHESGLEERIAEHAGTNLRATTDYAAVRETDVTFLCLPTPQADDGSLDLAIMQAGSESLGRALAEKDDDHLVVVKSTVLPGTTQDVVGPILETESGTRIGDSLELAMNPEFLRMGTAVEDFLEPDKVVVGATSEGAAATLRELYAPIVAREGTNLVETDIREAELIKYANNAFLASKVSLVNELGNIATEYGADAYEVLAAVGLDDRISERFMRSGLGWGGSCFPKDVDALRAGARAQGYDPELLDAVVAVNDAQPRRLVDLLAEHVPLEGARIAVLGLSFKPGTDDIRKSRALDVIESLQDRGATVVAYDPVAIENVRPAYPDVEYAESAVDALEGADGAVVATDWPEFDDLSFEGMARRILVDGRRIDVDTDELDVYEGLTW
- a CDS encoding alpha/beta hydrolase; translated protein: MTPSRAPEPHPDVKVFLERYNSLDAPSFDEVSAREARQLFDDLGLGGEPTIDLESVTDRRIDGPDGDLPVRIYEPGTAGEDRPLVLYFHGGGWVIGGVDTHDGTCRKLAAESGYPVVSVDYRLAPEHPFPAGLEDCYAALEWAADAASELAADPDRIVLAGDSAGGNLAAATALLARDRGGPAVAYQLLIYPVTGTANETESYRENDEGYFLTADEMAWFREHYFGREIDEGNVYAMPRLANDLAALPPATIMTAGFDPLRDDGAAYADRLEAAGVPVTYRNYDDMIHGFFGMISEPVDLDRAHAAYDEAVDDLRRALE